Proteins encoded in a region of the Pangasianodon hypophthalmus isolate fPanHyp1 chromosome 21, fPanHyp1.pri, whole genome shotgun sequence genome:
- the epb41l3b gene encoding band 4.1-like protein 3b isoform X13 produces MQCRITLLDGSDYTCTVEKKAKGQVLFDKVCDHLNLMEKDYFGLTYRDAEHQKNWMDPAKELKKQIRTGPWNFGFNVKFYPPDPSQLCEDITRYYLCLQLRDDVVSGRLPCSFATHSLLGSYIAQSELGDYDPEELGSDYISDLRFAPNQTKELEEKVVDLHRNYKGMTPAEAEMLFLENAKKLSMYGVDLHHAKDSEGVEIMLGVCGSGLLIYRDRLRINRFAWPKILKISYKRNNFYIKIRPGEFEQFESTIGFKLPNHKAAKRLWKVCVEHHTFFRLVAPEPPAKKFLSLGSKFRYSGRTQTQTRRASSQISRPAPQFQRSSSKRLTTTRSLDIAPAMANSDNLMKDSKPAFATGTLITTVTPEKKAEEENAVEDESIPATEPSEPAPPTPVTKTADDANSEPPKDISEEKPEPAEADSAESSGDQQDTAVVEEDEAEVMDSEESKDSEESEESKESEESKESEESKESEESKESEESKESEEPVQPMTNEVPVVHTETKTITYESAEVDANGDTDPGVLMSAQTITSENNSTTTTTQITKTVKGGISETRIEKRIVISGDANIDHDQALAQAIKEIKEQHPDMSVTKVVVHKEMEISASEGDQ; encoded by the exons ATGCAGTGCAGGATCACCCTGTTGGATGGCTCTGACTACACCTGCACGGTGGAG AAGAAAGCCAAAGGCCAGGTCCTGTTTGATAAAGTATGTGACCACCTCAACCTTATGGAGAAGGACTACTTTGGCCTCACGTATCGCGACGCAGAACATCAGAAG aactgGATGGACCCTGCCAAAGAACTGAAGAAACAAATTAGAA ctgGTCCCTGGAACTTTGGGTTTAATGTGAAGTTTTATCCACCTGACCCATCTCAGCTGTGTGAAGATATCACCCG GTACTACCTGTGCCTTCAGCTGCGAGACGATGTCGTGTCGGGTCGTTTGCCATGCTCCTTCGCCACTCACTCTCTCCTGGGTTCATACATCGCCCAGTCTGAGCTGGGAGACTATGACCCTGAAGAGCTGGGCAGCGATTACATCAGTGACCTCCGCTTCGCTCCAAACCAGACCAAAGAGCTGGAGGAAAAGGTCGTAGACCTGCATCGCAACTACAA AGGAATGACTCCAGCTGAGGCGGAGATGCTGTTTCTGGAGAATGCCAAGAAGCTCTCCATGTATGGAGTAGATCTACATCATGCTAAG GATTCGGAGGGAGTGGAGATTATGTTAGGTGTGTGTGGCAGCGGCCTTCTCATCTACAGAGACCGACTGCGCATAAATCGATTTGCCTGGCCCAAAATCCTCAAGATATCCTACAAGCGGAACAACTTCTATATCAAGATACGTCCTGGAGAG tTTGAGCAGTTTGAGAGCACCATTGGTTTCAAACTTCCAAATCACAAAGCAGCAAAGAGATTGTGGAAAGTGTGCGTGGAACATCACACGTTTTTCAG ATTGGTGGCCCCTGAACCTCCTGCCAAGAAGTTTCTGTCACTGGGCTCTAAGTTCCGCTACAGTGGGAGAACGCAGACGCAGACACGCCGTGCCAGCTCCCAGATCTCTCGGCCTGCGCCGCAGTTTCAACGCTCCTCCAGCAAACGGCTCACCACCACTCGCAGTCTAGATATAG CACCAGCCATGGCCAACAGTGACAACTTGATGAAGGACTCTAAACCAGCCTTTGCCACAGGGACCCTCATCACCACGGTAACACCAGAGAAAAAGGCAGAGGAAGAAAACGCAGTCGAAGATGAAAGCATTCCTGCTACAGAGCCATCTGAGCCGGCCCCTCCCACTCCTGTTACCAAG ACTGCAGATGATGCCAACTCTGAGCCTCCTAAGGacatttcagaagaaaaacCAGAGCCTGCAGAGGCTGACTCTGCTGAG AGCTCAGGTGACCAACAGGACACTGCAGTAGTAGAGGAAGATGAAGCAGAAGTAATG GATTCGGAGGAGTCGAAGGATTCGGAGGAGTCGGAGGAGTCAAAGGAGTCGGAGGAGTCAAAGGAGTCGGAGGAGTCAAAGGAGTCGGAGGAGTCAAAGGAGTCGGAGGAGTCAAAGGAGTCGGAGGAGCCAGTGCAACCGATGACCAATGAGGTGCCTGTTGTTCATACTGAGACCAAAACCATCACATACGAGTCTGCTGAG GTTGATGCTAATGGTGACACAGACCCTGGAGTACTGATGAGTGCTCAGACCATCACCTCTGAGAACAACAGCACCACAACCACCACACAAATAACAAAG ACGGTGAAGGGAGGTATCTCAGAGACGCGGATCGAAAAGAGGATCGTCATCTCTGGGGATGCCAACATCGATCACGACCAG GCTCTGGCTCAGGCCATAAAAGAGATCAAAGAGCAGCACCCAGACATGTCGGTCACCAAAGTAGTGGTTCATAAAGAGATGGAGATCTCGGCTAGCGAAGGTGACCAGTGA
- the epb41l3b gene encoding band 4.1-like protein 3b isoform X16 translates to MQCRITLLDGSDYTCTVEKKAKGQVLFDKVCDHLNLMEKDYFGLTYRDAEHQKNWMDPAKELKKQIRTGPWNFGFNVKFYPPDPSQLCEDITRYYLCLQLRDDVVSGRLPCSFATHSLLGSYIAQSELGDYDPEELGSDYISDLRFAPNQTKELEEKVVDLHRNYKGMTPAEAEMLFLENAKKLSMYGVDLHHAKDSEGVEIMLGVCGSGLLIYRDRLRINRFAWPKILKISYKRNNFYIKIRPGEFEQFESTIGFKLPNHKAAKRLWKVCVEHHTFFRLVAPEPPAKKFLSLGSKFRYSGRTQTQTRRASSQISRPAPQFQRSSSKRLTTTRSLDIAPAMANSDNLMKDSKPAFATGTLITTVTPEKKAEEENAVEDESIPATEPSEPAPPTPVTKTADDANSEPPKDISEEKPEPAEADSAEDSEESKDSEESEESKESEESKESEESKESEESKESEESKESEEPVQPMTNEVPVVHTETKTITYESAEVDANGDTDPGVLMSAQTITSENNSTTTTTQITKTVKGGISETRIEKRIVISGDANIDHDQALAQAIKEIKEQHPDMSVTKVVVHKEMEISASEGDQ, encoded by the exons ATGCAGTGCAGGATCACCCTGTTGGATGGCTCTGACTACACCTGCACGGTGGAG AAGAAAGCCAAAGGCCAGGTCCTGTTTGATAAAGTATGTGACCACCTCAACCTTATGGAGAAGGACTACTTTGGCCTCACGTATCGCGACGCAGAACATCAGAAG aactgGATGGACCCTGCCAAAGAACTGAAGAAACAAATTAGAA ctgGTCCCTGGAACTTTGGGTTTAATGTGAAGTTTTATCCACCTGACCCATCTCAGCTGTGTGAAGATATCACCCG GTACTACCTGTGCCTTCAGCTGCGAGACGATGTCGTGTCGGGTCGTTTGCCATGCTCCTTCGCCACTCACTCTCTCCTGGGTTCATACATCGCCCAGTCTGAGCTGGGAGACTATGACCCTGAAGAGCTGGGCAGCGATTACATCAGTGACCTCCGCTTCGCTCCAAACCAGACCAAAGAGCTGGAGGAAAAGGTCGTAGACCTGCATCGCAACTACAA AGGAATGACTCCAGCTGAGGCGGAGATGCTGTTTCTGGAGAATGCCAAGAAGCTCTCCATGTATGGAGTAGATCTACATCATGCTAAG GATTCGGAGGGAGTGGAGATTATGTTAGGTGTGTGTGGCAGCGGCCTTCTCATCTACAGAGACCGACTGCGCATAAATCGATTTGCCTGGCCCAAAATCCTCAAGATATCCTACAAGCGGAACAACTTCTATATCAAGATACGTCCTGGAGAG tTTGAGCAGTTTGAGAGCACCATTGGTTTCAAACTTCCAAATCACAAAGCAGCAAAGAGATTGTGGAAAGTGTGCGTGGAACATCACACGTTTTTCAG ATTGGTGGCCCCTGAACCTCCTGCCAAGAAGTTTCTGTCACTGGGCTCTAAGTTCCGCTACAGTGGGAGAACGCAGACGCAGACACGCCGTGCCAGCTCCCAGATCTCTCGGCCTGCGCCGCAGTTTCAACGCTCCTCCAGCAAACGGCTCACCACCACTCGCAGTCTAGATATAG CACCAGCCATGGCCAACAGTGACAACTTGATGAAGGACTCTAAACCAGCCTTTGCCACAGGGACCCTCATCACCACGGTAACACCAGAGAAAAAGGCAGAGGAAGAAAACGCAGTCGAAGATGAAAGCATTCCTGCTACAGAGCCATCTGAGCCGGCCCCTCCCACTCCTGTTACCAAG ACTGCAGATGATGCCAACTCTGAGCCTCCTAAGGacatttcagaagaaaaacCAGAGCCTGCAGAGGCTGACTCTGCTGAG GATTCGGAGGAGTCGAAGGATTCGGAGGAGTCGGAGGAGTCAAAGGAGTCGGAGGAGTCAAAGGAGTCGGAGGAGTCAAAGGAGTCGGAGGAGTCAAAGGAGTCGGAGGAGTCAAAGGAGTCGGAGGAGCCAGTGCAACCGATGACCAATGAGGTGCCTGTTGTTCATACTGAGACCAAAACCATCACATACGAGTCTGCTGAG GTTGATGCTAATGGTGACACAGACCCTGGAGTACTGATGAGTGCTCAGACCATCACCTCTGAGAACAACAGCACCACAACCACCACACAAATAACAAAG ACGGTGAAGGGAGGTATCTCAGAGACGCGGATCGAAAAGAGGATCGTCATCTCTGGGGATGCCAACATCGATCACGACCAG GCTCTGGCTCAGGCCATAAAAGAGATCAAAGAGCAGCACCCAGACATGTCGGTCACCAAAGTAGTGGTTCATAAAGAGATGGAGATCTCGGCTAGCGAAGGTGACCAGTGA